The genomic region GCTGACGAATTATGGCATGTTTCGTAATTCGTCGGCTAAACCCTCTAAAGCCGACGAAACAGACTATATTTCGTCGGCTTTAGTTATTTTTTAATTTTTAATTACACACTTTAGCCGACGAGTATCTTAAATGTTTCGTCGGCTAAAGTCTGAGAAAAAACCGACGACATGTTTTTCGTCGGCTAAACTCTTGGACTATAACCGACGAATATCTTAAATGTTTCGTCGGCTAAAGTCTGGGAAAAAAACCGACGACATGTTTTTCGTCGGTTAAACTCTAGGACTATAGCTGACGACGTATTCTAGTTTTGTCGGCTAAAGTCATCACCGACGACCTTTTTCCGACGAAATCTTAACCGACGAGCCTTCGTCGGCTAAGATCTTAGCCGACGAATTAGACTAACAGACCGACTAAACTTTTTCGTCGGCTAAAATACTTGTCTTGGTAGTGAATAGCTTAGGCCCAAAGATTAATCCACTGAGACCCGACAGCCAGCAGGATTACAATCTCTCCCTAACCACTTTTAACAATATCGTAATTCAAAACCTAGAAGCACCCAACTAAACAATAACCACTAGACCACATTGCTGGTTAAGGTGGTTTGAATCTTTCTTTTCCATTGAACTTGAGCAGTGTCACTAACAGTCTAATATACAAATTTAAAGACCAAAAATTACCACCCCGTGGAGTCCATGAAGAACAAACTTGATTTATTAATTAACTACAATTATTTAGAAGTTTAAAACACAAATAGCCACAAAACAGTACGTTGCAAAAACATGTTCATACAAGATAATCTCAATTATATTTCTTGTCACCAGCCTTCTTATATCCAGCCGCACGCCTCCGCTCAATGACATCCGCATCCATCACCTTCCCGGACGTGTCGTCTTCAAGATCAACCACGACATCCTCATCATCTGATGAGGTGTCATCCACCCGCCCATCAGAACCCACCACGGCCTCCTTGATTGACTGCCCCGTCTCCTTGGTTGCCTCCCAAGCGCCCTTCACCGTATCCTTCACAGTCTCTGCCGCCTTATGCGTCCCTCCCTTCACCTTATCCACCACCATCTCTGCCATACCCTCCGCCTTCTCCTTAGCACTATCCGCTGTCTCCGCCACCTTGTGGGTCCCTTCCTTCGCCGTATCTGCTACAGTTCCAGCCATGTCTTTTGTCTTCTCCTTAGCATCATAAGCGTAATCGGTAGCCTTCTCCTTGGCACTATCCGCAGTATCCGCCATCTTATGAGTCCCCTCCTTTGCCTTCTCAGCTACAGTTCCAGCCATGTCCTTTGTCTTCTCCTTAGCATCCTTTGTCTTCTCCTTAGCATCATAAGCGTAATCCTTTGCATTCTCCTTAGCATCATAAGCGTAACCCTTTGCATTCTCCTTAGCACTATCCGCAGCCTCTGCAGCCTTCTGAGTTCCCTCTTTGGCCTTCTCCGCCATTGTTTCCGCCGCGCTCTTTGTCTTCTCTTTAGCTTCGTCGGCGTAATCCTTCGTTCTCTCCTTCATCCCCTCTGCTTCCCGCTTGGTTCTCTCTAGTCCTTCTTCCATGGTTTCTTTCGCGTGCTTGCTCACGTCAGCAGAGCCGTACCCTCTTTCCTTCTCCCTCCAGTCCTTATCGGCATACGTCCGGTGGGAATTGGAATCCCTCTCCTCTGGCGCATTTCGACCCTGAAAAATTAAGACAATGTCAATAACACAATATACATATACTGGGGTTTTACCGTTCAACTTCAACCTTAAAACTTGAAGTAGTATTTTTGAAGCAACTACCTCGGAGAATTTGGAGGCGGAGGTGAAGCAGACCCTGGAGATTTTGAGAGAGGGTCTCAGAGAGAGTGAAACTTGGGATTGAGGAAACGACTTCGAGAGGTTGAAGATGAGATTCTTCGCTAATGAAAGGCTCGCCATTGTTGTCACTTACTGCACTTCTTATTTTTTTTTTTTTTTCTTCAATCTGTTATCTCTGTTTAGTTTCTCTTCCTCTTCTTCCTCACCTCTTTCTAGGGTTGCATGTTATAACGAGTCTAAGGAGAGTAGGGTGGCAGTGTCAATGGTTGACACGCGTCCTGGTCAGTTTGCTGGGGGCTTTAGGAGGTTACACATGTCCTTTCATGTTCACGAGTCAAAAAAAAAAGAAAAAAGATAATCGAATCGCTTTGATCCGTACAATTCATGGACGGTGACTCGAGTCATAAATTCTTACGGGCCAGGTAAAGCCCATCTGTATTATGCAGTTTATTTAGTTGGGCCATTGGCCTTCTAATTGGCCCAAAAACTAGTTGAGGAGAGTGAGTGTGTTGGTGTAACGTTTAGAAGGTGAAGATTTTGTCCAGTTGCTCTGCTCCGACGGTTTCAGTTTCAGTTTCAATCACGCAAAACCTCAAATGGAACCTTCACTACCTTCCAAGTTCAGGTCAGTTACACAAACGTCTCTCTCTTTTCCCCTCACAAATTTAATATTACCAGGCTTATGTATCCCTATGTACAAATGTGTCAATTCACAATTTCTGATTGTAATCCCTGGATATTTGCCAATTGGAGATAGTGATTCCCAGCTCAACTGGGTTTCTTATGGGATTCCCAGCTTATGTATGTATTTAGAGAAGAAGAAACCTTTCTAAACTATTGAAATTGTTTATTGAACTAGGACTATAACCTGGTGCGTATATTTGTTTGCATTCATGAAAGCTGTTGCAAGATATATACCTACCTATTTATGTATGAGAATTACTATCTTGGTTCAAGTAAAGGAAATTTATGTCTGTGAAGTTATACCTTGCCATTGTGTTATATGTAAACTGAGTTTTCAGTTATAGGTTGATGATCGAACTGCTATTGTTATTAAATTGTCATATCACTGTGATTAAAGATTCCAAGAATTGTACTATCACTGTAAAATTTCCAAAAAAGATGACCAACAAACGCATGAGGAAGATTTATAAGGGGTGTGTAATGACCTGCACTTACACACATTGCAGGAGGAATGCATATATTGTCATGAACTCTATATCGTGTTTAGTTCTGCATCATTGACCATTTGTTTGCAACTTACTGCTTCATTATGAAAAAGACTTGCTAATGAATTGCAGAACTACAGAAGTTTCATATTGATCCTGTTGCTGATTTATTATGCATACATTTATTCGTTCTATTTTTTATTCTTTCCGGCCGTAGCAAACTAAATTATAAGATATAGCTAAGCTCTAAAAGATAGTCTGAACCTAAGGGTATCCCCAACTTTTAACTAACTGACTTCAATACAACTCTGAAACAAACTTGATTTTCTTCTGTTACTACCAATGCCTGCTATCTAACTTAAAGGTCTTTAGTCTTCTCTCATGTTGTTAACAGAGGTGAAATTACATTCCCAAATATTTTCCCGCATGAGAAAAACAAACTAAAGTTCATATTATCACCAACAATGATAAATATCTAAACCGAGGAATAAATTATTAGGAACCAAAATACTGAAAATAGACATAAATCAACAAATTTATACTCGGTTACCATATCTGTATCTTTCCAAGGATGGGTGGGTTTCACGTTTTAGAGGGGTGCATTTCACGTTTTAGAGGTCGAGTATAGTCCGGCATGGATGACACGCCTGAGGCAGGTGTAATCACCTAGGCCAGCTAGTTACATGCAGTTTGTCGGGACGTTCTTTACACCCTCTATATAACGCCAAAGTTTCTCATGGCATCTTCACAATTCATAGTTCAACTTGTCTTCCTTGTTCTTGTGTTCATTCTAGAGTTTGTAGAAGCTGTTGAAGTTTTCTGTTTGGTGATGAATGTAAGAGACTTTCATGCCATGGAGAATTTCTTTACTCATTCTGTGGTGAACTCTGTAAGTACTGAGAATCATAACTGCATTCTAATAATATAGGCTTGTTTTTCCTTTCAAGTATCAGCTTTCTTAAAAAAATTGTTGTAAGTCGCAGAATTTCCTTTCAGTTTTGTCCAAAAGCAAAGACAGACTTCCTGTAACATCTTATATCACCACAAATTACCAGGGATTGACACTATTTTTTGTTTTTGGTTTGTTCAAAAAACTTAAGAATCAAGGCCACAGTAAAAATAAGATGCACTTCCATCTATGGTACTATTAATATGGCATGTTGGTATTGGACACCAGTTATAGATAAAAGCCTGCATATTTATTGGACTGGATTCAGAATTTTGAAACCTAAAATGAAATTTTTTATCATTTCTGTTTTCTATGCAGGGTGGACTCAAAGGTGTCTTGGGTTCATGCTTTATGGTTGATAATATGAGAAGCAAGAACATCACTTCATACCATGGAGTGCGTCAACTGAAGACGAAAATGAAAGCACAGATTTCATTGAGTTCATCAGGTTATGCTGCCGCTGTTTTCACTCACATTCCAAACATTAACAAAACCTTGTTTACTCACATCCCAAACATTAGATAAACCAAAAATATAACCTTACAACCTACTAATACCATGCCCAATACTCCACCCATAAAAAATAATTATGATTATATAAAAACATAATTAGAAAGGTCTAGATTTGGTCATTTGCCATTTCTGGGAGTGGTTAAGATTTGCAGCCATGTTGCAAAAACGACCCCTGGGAAGAGCAAACTACCACCATGACCATACAATGATACAATACATATAATTTCAACCCTCAGCCCAATCCTTCCCTCATTCTCTCGCTCTCTGTTCCATACCATTCTTCAGCTAACACTTGTTCTCTTTTGAAGGGTATCCATTAGAACTCCCAGCTTCACCATGGCCTCTTAAACACACCCCACACACAAACCCAGACAGCACACCCAACCAAGCAAGTTACAGCCAGGTGAGTGCAACTCTGTATCACCAACACCCAATTAAAAACCAACTTTTCTCCTTTCCAATGGTCTTTTTTTTGTCGGAAAAAAAAAACCATTGGAAAGGCGAGAAGTTGGTCTTTGGGTGTCGGTGATACAATGGTTGACAATGGAGAACTTCCGCTGACCTTTCACTTCTTCAACACCAACCACCACCAGCTCTTCTTCTCTTTTAGCTATGGATAGTTCATCATCTTTGTCGTAATATTATCCGGCGGTTCAGCACACCAACACACCCGTATTGGCAACAGCAGCCTGTTCTGCCTAGCCTCTTTCAATGTATCCCTCTCCAGTCCCAAGTTTGGCTGCAGATGCAAGTGTGGCCAGCCTCTCTGACTAGTGTGGGGTTTGACATACAAGTAAGCCACTTTTTACTGCTTATTGATGATATTGTGACTAGTGAACTTGTATATACATGGCAAAGAGTTTTAGTCAGTTTATTGAAGCCACTAATTTATTCTCTGCTGCTTATTGAATGTAAACAGGTACTGGACCAATAACAACAGCCGCATGTATGTTCTTGAACATACAGGTAAAATAAATTATCCTTTTTGAGTATCTCTTTCATTGTGAACATGGAGAAGTGTTCAGTTCTTCACTGACTGCTATATATCAATCTTTTGATGTAACAGGAGACTTTGTTAGGAAGACTGGAGTGGAGGTGGGAGATAGCATTCATCTTTGTAAAGATGAATACAAGAATCTCGTGAGTTCTACTCTCTTTCCCTCTTTGGAATTAGAAATACATTATGTCATAGATGAACAGTTTAAATTTGCAATTTGAGAAGTGTGGATTTCACATCCTTTGATCAATGAAGAAAGAAACTTAGTTTAAATTGTTTTTATGAAACACTTTCAAATATAGAGCTAAAATTTATTGAAACCGTCAATATTTGCTTTGGATGTTCTATTTATGTATATGCTGCATTAACGTGTATTCTTAATTATGTGTTTTCTTTTTTGTGCGAAGAAGCAGTACATCT from Fragaria vesca subsp. vesca linkage group LG3, FraVesHawaii_1.0, whole genome shotgun sequence harbors:
- the LOC101315215 gene encoding desiccation-related protein PCC3-06-like, producing MASLSLAKNLIFNLSKSFPQSQVSLSLRPSLKISRVCFTSASKFSEGRNAPEERDSNSHRTYADKDWREKERGYGSADVSKHAKETMEEGLERTKREAEGMKERTKDYADEAKEKTKSAAETMAEKAKEGTQKAAEAADSAKENAKGYAYDAKENAKDYAYDAKEKTKDAKEKTKDMAGTVAEKAKEGTHKMADTADSAKEKATDYAYDAKEKTKDMAGTVADTAKEGTHKVAETADSAKEKAEGMAEMVVDKVKGGTHKAAETVKDTVKGAWEATKETGQSIKEAVVGSDGRVDDTSSDDEDVVVDLEDDTSGKVMDADVIERRRAAGYKKAGDKKYN
- the LOC101300609 gene encoding uncharacterized protein LOC101300609, with translation MASSQFIVQLVFLVLVFILEFVEAVEVFCLVMNVRDFHAMENFFTHSVVNSGGLKGVLGSCFMVDNMRSKNITSYHGVRQLKTKMKAQISLSSSGYAAAVFTHIPNINKTLFTHIPNIR